The Euleptes europaea isolate rEulEur1 chromosome 2, rEulEur1.hap1, whole genome shotgun sequence genome has a segment encoding these proteins:
- the LOC130472807 gene encoding potassium voltage-gated channel subfamily A member 3-like — translation MDEHLSLLRSPAAPSSCRHPRGGGGGGIAGSSHHNLGYSEQLLPEGARAGPQDEEGEGPEGGMPVAVGEDPLLEEALPHPHALLGGERYDHPVAHTLPPPAHRQGGGEGEHECCERVVINISGLRFETQLKTLAQFPETLLGDPRKRMRYFDPLRNEYFFDRNRPSFDAILYYYQSGGRIRRPVNVPIDIFSEEIRFYQLGEEAMEKFREDEGFIREEQRPLPEKEFQRQVWLLFEYPESSGPARGIAIVSVLVILISIVIFCLETLPEFRDDRDYEATAGTFGTGGGPFVADVFTNSSSTASMVSAFTDPFFVVETLCIIWFSFELLVRFFACPSKPTFSKNIMNIIDIVAIIPYFITLGTELAERQGNGQQAMSLAILRVIRLVRVFRIFKLSRHSKGLQILGQTLKASMRELGLLIFFLFIGVILFSSAVYFAEADDPTSSFSSIPDAFWWAVVTMTTVGYGDMHPVTIGGKIVGSLCAIAGVLTIALPVPVIVSNFNYFYHRETEGEEQAQYMHVGSCQHLSSTEELRKARSNSTISKSEYMVIEEGGISNSAFKPAAFKTGNCTATNNPNCVNIKKIFTDV, via the coding sequence ATGGACGAGCACCTCAGCCTGCTGCGCTCGCCGGCCGCCCCGTCCTCCTGCAGGCACccccggggcggcggcggcggcggcatagcgggcagcagccaccacaacCTGGGCTACAGCGAGCAGCTCCTCCCTGAGGGCGCGCGGGCCGGCCCTCAGGacgaggagggggaggggccggAGGGGGGCATGCCCGTGGCGGTTGGGGAAGACCCCCTGCTGGAAGAGGCCCTGCCGCACCCCCACGCCCTGCTGGGAGGGGAGCGCTACGACCACCCCGTGGCCCACACCTTGCCTCCCCCCGCTCACCGCCAGGGCGGGGGCGAGGGGGAGCACGAGTGCTGCGAGCGGGTGGTGATCAACATCTCGGGCCTGCGCTTTGAGACCCAGCTCAAGACCCTCGCCCAGTTCCCCGAGACGCTGCTGGGGGACCCCCGCAAGAGGATGCGGTACTTTGACCCCCTTCGCAACGAATACTTCTTTGACCGCAACCGGCCGAGCTTTGACGCCATCCTCTACTACTACCAGTCCGGGGGCCGCATCCGGCGCCCTGTCAATGTCCCCATCGACATCTTCTCGGAAGAGATCCGCTTCTATCAACTGGGTGAGGAGGCGATGGAAAAATTCCGAGAAGATGAAGGTTTCATCCGTGAGGAGCAGAGACCTCTTCCTGAAAAGGAATTCCAGCGTCAGGTGTGGCTCCTCTTTGAGTACCCAGAGAGTTCTGGACCAGCCCGGGGCATTGCTATTGTCTCAGTTCTTGTTATTCTCATCTCCATTGTCATTTTCTGCCTTGAAACCTTGCCTGAGTTCAGAGATGACCGTGACTATGAAGCTACTGCAGGGACATTTGGGACTGGTGGTGGTCCTTTTGTGGCGGATGTCTTCACAAATTCTTCCTCAACAGCCTCCATGGTGTCAGCTTTCACTGACCCCTTTTTTGTGGTGGAGACTTTGTGCATTATCTGGTTCTCTTTTGAATTGCTCGTCCGCTTCTTTGCCTGTCCCAGTAAGCCCACCTTCTCTAAGAACATTATGAACATAATTGACATTGTGGCCATTATACCTTATTTCATCACTCTGGGCACTGAGCTGGCCGAGCGGCAGGGGAACGGCCAACAGGCAATGTCCCTGGCCATTCTCAGAGTCATTCGACTGGTCAGAGTCTTCCGCATATTCAAGCTCTCTCGGCACTCCAAGGGACTGCAGATCTTGGGTCAAACTCTCAAGGCCAGCATGAGGGAGCTTGGCTTGcttattttcttcctcttcattGGAGTTATCCTGTTTTCTAGTGCAGTTTACTTTGCGGAAGCTGATGATCCCACCTCAAGTTTCAGCAGTATTCCTGATGCCTTTTGGTGGGCTGTAGTGACTATGACTACAGTGGGTTACGGGGACATGCACCCGGTCACTATTGGAGGCAAAATAGTTGGGTCTCTCTGTGCCATTGCTGGGGTGCTGACCATTGCTTTGCCGGTGCCTGTGATAGTATCCAACTTCAACTACTTTTATCACCGGGAAACAGAAGGTGAAGAACAAGCCCAATATATGCATGTAGGAAGCTGCCAGCACCTCTCATCCACTGAGGAACTGAGGAAAGCCCGTAGCAATTCCACTATCAGCAAGTCAGAGTACATGGTGATAGAAGAGGGAGGCATCAGTAACAGTGCATTCAAGCCGGCTGCTTTTAAAACAGGCAATTGCACAGCCACGAACAATCCCAACTGTGTGAATATTAAAAAGATTTTCACAGACGTTTAA